The Pseudalkalibacillus hwajinpoensis nucleotide sequence CGTATAGTTGGGGGATATATAACCTGTATTTAACCATTCAAACAAGGGTTTTACGGGAATCTGATAAAATGTATGGAGCAATGGTAGAATTCCGGGATATGACTCATTTGTATGAAAAACAAGAAGAACTGATTGATCGCATGGAGAACATGGCAGTGAACGTAATCCCTCTTATGGATCAACTGGGATTATTACCTCTTCAACCTGTTGTGGAAGAAGTAGGTTTTCAATTCCTTCTTGATATAGGACTTCAAAAAGTAGCTGATATGAAGGTGAATACTCTTATTATCGATTTATCGTCTGTTACCTCTCTCAATCAAGAGTTTTCTGAAATGATGGTAAAGTTATGCGGCTCATTGAACCTCCTTGGGGTGGATATCATGATTACTGGGGTACGTGCAGAAACGGCAATAAAGTGGATTTCATCAGGAACGGATTACATAAAAACAACCTATCATCCGCACGTTCAGGCTGCTATTTCAAAGTATAAGAATAGCCGGTTATAAAAAAGAGCGTTCTCCTAAAGTGGGGAACGCTCTTTCATCTAAATGTTAAATTTCAAGGTTTTTGAGTGTTGTTTGCAATGTTGCCTGTTCTTTTTCGATTTTGACTAATGCCGTTTCGATCATTTTTTTGTACAAAGAGAGAATGAGCTCACCGTAATTGGAACCAGGCACTGCCCATTTTCCATTCAATGCCTGCCATGTTGTGGCAGAGCCACGTGTCACAAGATCGAATCTTGGATCGACTTTTTCGTCCCATGCCGGAAGAGGTGATGTCGAAGCATATGCATAGAGGTGTTGGATATGAGCAAGAACGCCAGTCGAAGCATTTGGAAAGGCGGCACCTGCTGCTCCGCCTCCGGTCGCTCCAATTCCTGCGAAATTATTTTGCTCTGGTTTCACATCACCAGTAAAACGAAAGAAATTTGTTTCGTGAAGTGCTTGAGCATACGCAATATCACCGCGAATGGAATATTTCTTACTATGCGCCAAATATAGGGCAGCAAGGTCTGGTGCTCCAGGATTAATGGTTCTTGTATAAGCATCCATTTGCTCGGCTGACAACACCGCATTGCCCTGTATTTTATAGCCTTTGTCTGGCTCCGGCTCGGGGACCACCACGGGCGGGTTTCCTTTTTCAACTAGTATAAATGTTTCAATACCTGCTTTGTTTAACTTTTCTGCTAAGACTTCTGCATTTGCTTTTTCCTTAAATGCGCCAACTTGAATGCG carries:
- a CDS encoding PAS domain-containing protein, with the translated sequence MSIVQDHILNHISCGILAIDLDFRIIHMNEVAEKLLKVKREDVLGENVYEIFPLAPEEVRHVERTIETGEEYFVEAMPYSWGIYNLYLTIQTRVLRESDKMYGAMVEFRDMTHLYEKQEELIDRMENMAVNVIPLMDQLGLLPLQPVVEEVGFQFLLDIGLQKVADMKVNTLIIDLSSVTSLNQEFSEMMVKLCGSLNLLGVDIMITGVRAETAIKWISSGTDYIKTTYHPHVQAAISKYKNSRL